One Clupea harengus chromosome 3, Ch_v2.0.2, whole genome shotgun sequence DNA window includes the following coding sequences:
- the zpd gene encoding zona pellucida glycoprotein d, translated as MRYYGDLCDKVALMNVLCGNNFITISIIEDFFKYYKVPVESLHLANRSCRAHKEVISDVPYYMVQTSKDRYAACGGKPLEKNITHIAYSLTLVSEPNVRKNIIRDPTVKIEYTCVYPYIRAVSLPVPVNPFSSERVVRVDELDARVEMTLFKDHTYMDAFTSAPMIHLGNRVYVQLSVTEPKDFFLLNVKECWASQSPAHNETGVTHTLLLKGCADDETVIFENGTMSEIGGNGKSSMIRFSFSMFRFADEPRLLYIHCKVHLCAPDEPEPCIPECNEQTRQLTKRAAVTVDPTQGLLTYGPIKIDITETTKPKLLLMLMLPVGTVWVLGLFLLILITFAKAGTRRLPSFSTI; from the exons ATGAGATATTATGGAGATCTTTGTGACAAAG TTGCTTTGATGAACGTACTGTGCGGGAATAACTTCATTACCATCTCAATCATCGAGGACTTTTTCAAGTATTACAAAGTGCCAGTGGAATCTCTGCACTTGGCAAACCGGAGTTGCAGAGCACATAAGGAAGTGATCTCTGATGTTCCCTACTACATGGTGCAAACGTCCAAAGACCGATATGCAGCCTGTGGAGGCAAACCTCTGGAG aaaaatatcacacacattGCATATTCCCTAACACTGGTGTCCGAACCAAATGTACGTAAGAATATCATCAGAGATCCAACTGTGAAGATTgaatacacatgtgtgtatccCTATATACGAGCAGTCAGTCTACCCGTTCCCGTTAATCCCTTCTCCAG TGAGAGAGTCGTGCGGGTTGATGAGTTGGATGCAAGGGTTGAGATGACCCTGTTTAAAGACCACACCTATATGGATGCCTTCACCAGCGCTCCAATGATTCATCTCGGGAACAGGGTGTATGTTCAGTTGTCTGTCACAGAGCCCAAGGATTTCTTCCTTTTGAATGTGAAGGAGTGCTGGGCTTCGCAGTCACCAGCGCACAATGAAACAGGCGTGACTCATACATTACTTCTGAAGGG GTGTGCGGATGATGAGACGGTAATATTTGAAAATGGGACTATGAGTGAAATTGGTGGAAATGGCAAGAGTTCCATGATCCGCTTCTCCTTCAGTATGTTCCGCTTTGCAGATGAGCCAAGACTTCTCTACATCCACTGCAAAGTGCACCTGTGTGCCCCAGATGAGCCTGAACCATGCATACCA GAATGTAACGAGCAAACCAGACAGCTTACCAAACGAGCAGCTGTAACAGTGGACCCAACCCAAGGACTTCTAACTTACGGTCCAATTAAAATTGACATCACAGAAACTACTAAACCTA AGCTGTTGCTTATGCTGATGCTTCCTGTGGGTACAGTCTGGGTCCTGGGTTTGTTTCTTCTCATCCTCATCACCTTTGCCAAGGCTGGAACCAGAAGATTGCCTTCCTTTTCAACTATTTAG
- the vac14 gene encoding protein VAC14 homolog: MNTEKDFSPLTPNIVRALNDKLYEKRKVAALEIEKLVREFVAQNNSTQIRHVIQILASEFALSQHPHSRKGGLIGLAACSIALGKDSGLYLKELIEPVLTCFNDSDSRLRYYACEALYNIVKVARGAVLPHFNVLFDGLSKLAADPDPNVKSGSELLDRLLKDIVTESNKFDLVAFVPLLRERIYSNNQYARQFIISWILVLESVPDINLIDYLPEILDGLFQILGDSSKEIRRTCEVVLGEFLKEIKKTPSSVKFAEMANILVIHCQVSDESKLTNDLIQLTAMTWMREFIQLAGRVMLPYSSGILTAVLPGLSYDDRKKSTKEAASACNSSLMKLVTPEDDEDEEETGSQTTPPQQDSPPKSQEDLNDSLNASQESIGLSKICFFAPAVLDRAQVTLDLDGIVQVLDHHLHDSSTGMMTRIAVLKWLYHLYIKTPRKMFRHTDSLFPMLLKTLSDESDEVILKDLEVLAEIASSPAGQTYNSGMCDSSDSKAELHVPEHSNIGHQLVVGSKMADASPSTPSMNSYFTKFMINLLKRFSLERKLLETRGAFIIRQLCLLLHAENIFHSMADILLKEEDLKFASTMVQTLNTILLTSAELFQLRNQLKDLHTQESCALFCCLYRSWCHNPVATVSLCFLTQNYRHAYELIQKFGDLEVTVDFLMEVDKLVQLIESPIFTYLRLQLLDVQNNPYLIKALYGLLMLLPQSHAFQLLSHRLRCVPNPELMRTVDDSKSCNIKRSNQAHVDYTELLQHFDRVQSKHLEVRHQRSGRAEHTDRKLAL, translated from the exons ATGAATACTGAGAAGGACTTTTCGCCTTTGACCCCAAACATTGTGCGAGCTCTGAATGATAAATTGTACGAGAAGAGGAAAGTCGCCGCACTAGAAATTGAGAA ACTTGTACGTGAATTTGTGGCCCAAAATAACTCCACCCAAATCAGACATGTTATTCAGATCCTGGCATCAGAGTTTGCCCTTTCCCAACATCCCCACAGTCGCAAAGGTGGGCTTATTGGCTTGGCAGCTTGCTCAATTGCTCTTGGCAAG GATTCTGGCCTGTATCTGAAAGAGCTCATTGAACCTGTGCTAACCTGCTTCAATGACTCTGATAGCCGATTACGATACTACGCTTGCGAGGCCCTATATAACATCGTGAAGGTGGCCAGAGGCGCAGTGTTGCCTCATTTCAATGTCCTTTTTGATGGGCTGAGTAAG CTTGCGGCAGATCCTGATCCTAATGTGAAAAGTGGCTCTGAGCTCCTTGATAGACTGTTAAAG GACATTGTCACAGAAAGTAATAAGTTTGACCTGGTGGCATTCGTTCCATTGCTCCGTGAGCGTATCTATTCAAACAACCAATATGCTCGGCAGTTTATCATTTCTTGG ATCTTGGTGTTGGAATCAGTCCCTGACATCAACCTTATAGACTACCTGCCAGAAATTCTGGATGGGCTCTTTCAGATTTTGGGAGACAGTAGCAAGGAGATTAGACGGAC GTGTGAAGTGGTCTTGGGGGAGTTTCTCAAGGAAATCAAAAAGACACCATCTAGTGTGAAGTTTGCAGAGATGGCTAACATTCTGGTCATCCACTGTCAGGTGTCTGATGAGTCCAAGCTCA CAAATGACTTAATCCAGCTGACGGCCATGACGTGGATGAGGGAGTTCATCCAGCTGGCTGGTCGTGTGATGCTGCCCTACTCCTCAGGGATTCTGACTGCTGTGCTGCCCGGCCTCTCCTATGACGACCGCAAGAAAA GCACTAAAGAAGCTGCCAGTGCATGTAATAGTAGTCTAATGAAGCTTGTCACCcctgaggatgatgaagatgaagaggaaactGGATCACAAACAACTCCTCCTCAACAAGACAGCCCGCCCAAGTCTCAAGAGGATCTCAATG ACTCTCTCAATGCCTCTCAGGAGTCCATTGGTCTCAGCAAAATCTGCTTCTTCGCCCCAGCGGT TTTAGACCGGGCGCAGGTGACTCTGGATCTGGATGGAATCGTTCAGGTTTTGGATCACCACCTGCATGACTCGTCCACTGGTATGATGACTCGGATTGCTGTGCTCAAATGGTTGTACCACCTCTACATAAAGACACCACGGAAG atgttcagacacacagacagtctatTCCCAATGCTGTTGAAGACCCTTTCTGATGAATCTGATGAG GTGATACTGAAGGATCTGGAAGTGCTTGCAGAGATTGCGTCATCACCAGCCGGACAGACTTACAACTCTGGGATGTGTGATAGTTCTGACAGCAAAGCAGAACTCCATGTTCCTGAGCACAGCAATATTGGCCATCAGCTGGTTGTTG gaTCCAAGATGGCTGAtgcctccccctccacccccagcaTGAACTCCTACTTCACTAAATTCATGATTAACTTGCTCAAGCGCTTCAGTCTGGAGAGGAAGTTGCTGGAGACCAGGGGAGCCTTCATCATCAG acagcTCTGTCTGCTTCTGCATGCAGAGAACATATTTCACTCCATGGCAGATATCTTGCTGAAGGAAGAGGACCTTAAGTTTGCCTCGACCATGGTGCAGACACTTAACACCATCTTGCTCACATCAGCAGAGTTGTTCCAGTTGCGCAACCAGCTCAAGGACCTGCACACTCAG GAGAGTTGTGCTCTCTTTTGCTGTCTGTACCGATCCTGGTGTCACAATCCCGTGGCAACGGTGTCCCTCTGCTTCCTGACACAAAACTACCGCCATGCCTATGAGCTCATCCAGAAGTT TGGGGACCTGGAGGTGACAGTAGATTTCCTCATGGAAGTGGACAAGCTGGTGCAGCTTATTGAGAGTCCAATCTTTACCT ACTTACGTTTGCAGCTCCTGGATGTGCAGAATAACCCGTATCTGATCAAAGCTCTGTATGGGCTTCTGATGCTGCTGCCACAAAGCCATGCCTTCCAGCTGCTGTCTCATCGACTGCGCTGTGTTCCCAACCCAGAACTTATGAGGACAGT GGATGATTCAAAGTCCTGCAACATCAAGCGTTCCAATCAGGCCCATGTGGATTACACGGAGCTGCTCCAGCACTTTGACCGCGTCCAGAGCAAACACCTGGAGGTGCGACACCAGCGCAGCGGACGAGCGGAGCACACAGATAGGAAGCTAGCGCTTTGA
- the mmp15a gene encoding matrix metalloproteinase-15 has product MLDRCGRFSPGLFKWIIFPLWLSLISNFEAFAQDDSFNAESWLRKYGYLSEASQQMSTMQSAQILLNAVSEMQRFYGLEVTGVMDQTTLNAMKRPRCGVRDRFVQPDGANVRRKRFVLTGQKWDKDKLTYSLLNHTPKIGKQRSFEAIRKAFKVWERVIPLHFDEIPHQDIKNGSQGEPDILVLFASGFHGDMSLFDGEGGSLAHAFYPGPGMGGDTHFDLDEPWTLGNHNEQGVDLFLVAVHELGHALGLEHSNNPSAIMAPFYQWMKTDEFSLHEDDLDGIHEIYGHPVHDPTLAIPTPSYDLDPDIISTVADRITPKPRPRPTRPWVPPAAPTRRTYRPRPTERSGGAPPNICDGNFDTVTMLRGEMFVFKGRWFWRVRRNKVQDNYPMPISLFWTGLPDNIDAAYERHDGKFVFFKGSQYWVFREADVEPGYPQELFRYGKDIPTDRIDTAIWWEPAGHTYFFRGDQYWRFKEETRTVDTGYPKPVSVWNGVPAFIKGAFLSEDGAYTYFYKGTEYWRLDNVKLRVDTGYPRSIVNDFMGCTVDWSPDTDTETDQKKTESNPDGGARADEDPTVKGDPNHDDREEKDEDNKEIDVVVKVNEGDDHVITLVLITVPLVLILCILGVIYVIITTLQNKETPKLLVHCKRSLQDWV; this is encoded by the exons ATGTTAGACCGATGCGGACGCTTTTCTCCTGGATTATTCAAATGGATTATTTTCCCTTTGTGGTTGTCACTTATTAGTAACTTCGAGGCATTTGCTCAAGATGACTCCTTCAACGCGGAG TCCTGGCTACGGAAGTATGGCTACTTGTCCGAGGCTAGCCAGCAGATGTCCACCATGCAGTCTGCACAGATCCTCTTGAATGCCGTCAGTGAAATGCAGCGTTTTTATGGCCTGGAGGTTACTGGAGTGATGGACCAGACTACCCTTAA TGCTATGAAGAGGCCTCGTTGTGGTGTGCGCGATCGTTTTGTGCAGCCAGATGGAGCAAACGTGAGAAGAAAGCGCTTCGTACTCACTGGCCAAAAATGGGATAAGGATAAATTAACTTACAG TCTTCTTAACCACACACCCAAAATTGGAAAGCAGAGGTCATTTGAGGCAATTCGTAAGGCTTTTAAGGTGTGGGAAAGGGTGATACCACTTCATTTTGACGAGATCCCTCACCAGGATATAAAAAATGGCAGCCAAGGAGAGCCAGACATATTGGTGCTGTTTGCCTCAGGATTCCATGGTGATATGTCTCTCtttgatggagagggagggtccCTTGCTCACGCCTTCTACCCAGGCCCAGGTATGGGTGGAGACACACACTTTGACCTAGATGAGCCCTGGACCCTTGGTAACCACAATGAGCAAG GTGTTGATCTTTTTCTGGTGGCGGTCCATGAGCTAGGTCATGCTCTCGGTCTGGAACATTCTAATAACCCCTCAGCCATCATGGCTCCTTTCTATCAGTGGATGAAGACAGATGAGTTTTCTCTCCATGAGGATGATCTGGATGGAATTCATGAAATTTATG GACATCCAGTGCATGACCCGACCCTGGCCATCCCTACTCCATCATATGACTTGGACCCAGACATCATCTCTACTGTTGCTGACCGCATCACCCCAAAACCCAGACCAAGACCTACCAGACCCTGGGTCCCGCCTGCAGCTCCCACTAGAAGGACCTACCGACCGCGTCCAACAGAGCGGTCTGGTGGAGCACCCCCCAATATCTGCGATGGGAACTTTGACACAGTTACTATGCTGCGGGGCgagatgtttgtttttaag GGTCGCTGGTTCTGGAGGGTCCGAAGAAACAAGGTTCAGGACAATTACCCAATGCCTATTTCACTCTTTTGGACGGGTCTGCCAGATAACATCGATGCCGCCTATGAACGTCATGATGGAAAATTTGTCTTTTTCAAAG GGAGTCAGTACTGGGTGTTTCGAGAGGCTGATGTGGAGCCAGGGTATCCACAGGAGCTCTTTCGGTATGGCAAGGATATTCCCACTGACAGAATTGACACAGCCATTTGGTGGGAGCCAGCAGGCCACACATATTTCTTCAGAGGAGATCA GTATTGGCGCTTCAAGGAAGAAACCCGCACTGTAGACACAGGCTACCCTAAACCAGTGAGCGTATGGAATGGTGTTCCTGCTTTCATCAAAGGAGCCTTTCTCAGTGAAGATGGAG CATACACTTACTTCTACAAAGGCACTGAATACTGGAGACTTGACAACGTGAAGCTGAGAGTGGACACAGGATACCCCAGATCTATTGTCAACGACTTCATGGGCTGCACGGTGGATTGGAGCCCAGATacggacacagagacagaccagAAAAAGACCGAATCAAACCCAGATGGGGGCGCACGTGCCGATGAAGATCCCACAGTCAAGGGAGATCCAAATCACGATGATAGAGAGGAGAAGGATGAAGACAATAAGGAGATAGATGTTGTAGTGAAGGTCAACGAGGGGGATGATCATGTCATAACCCTAGTTCTGATAACTGTCCCCTTGGTCCTTATCCTGTGCATCCTGGGCGTTATCTATGTCATCATCACCACTCTTCAGAACAAGGAGACTCCAAAGCTGCTGGTTCACTGCAAACGATCCCTGCAGGACTGGGTTTGA